A part of Fimbriiglobus ruber genomic DNA contains:
- a CDS encoding LOG family protein, with product MTPKPAPGTPYDSIHEPDPPDPAAPPAGDPGIDQFVQQIRETADKLVNDRAGRGDTKLLATALKELRYCFKVFAAYRGRRKVTVFGSARTKADHPAFRAAVAFGKEIAARGYMVITGAAAGIMEAGHVGAGRDNSFGLNILLPFEQSANPVIHGDPKLMNMRYFFTRKLMLIKESDAVVLFPGGFGTHDEACEALTLIQTGKTHLFPIVMIDEPGGTYWTRWDQFVRDELLARGYISPSDLFLYRVTDSVEEAVAEVTGFYRVYHSMRYVRGNLVLRLQHRVPPAALDRIRADFKDIAVSGTFEQTDMLPPEANEPTLAHLPRLVFRFDRHNHGRLRQLIDFINREG from the coding sequence ATGACTCCCAAACCCGCCCCCGGAACCCCCTACGACTCGATCCACGAGCCCGACCCGCCGGACCCCGCGGCCCCGCCGGCCGGCGACCCGGGCATTGACCAGTTCGTGCAGCAGATCCGGGAGACGGCCGACAAGCTCGTGAACGACCGGGCCGGCCGCGGCGACACCAAGCTGCTCGCCACCGCGCTCAAGGAACTGCGGTACTGCTTCAAGGTGTTCGCCGCGTACCGTGGGCGGCGGAAAGTGACCGTGTTCGGGTCCGCGCGGACGAAGGCCGACCACCCGGCGTTCCGGGCGGCCGTCGCGTTCGGGAAGGAGATCGCGGCCCGCGGGTACATGGTCATCACCGGAGCGGCGGCCGGGATCATGGAGGCCGGGCACGTCGGCGCCGGGCGGGACAACAGCTTCGGCCTGAACATCCTGCTGCCGTTCGAGCAGTCCGCCAACCCGGTCATCCACGGCGACCCGAAGCTGATGAACATGCGGTACTTCTTCACCCGCAAACTCATGCTCATCAAGGAGTCCGACGCGGTCGTTCTCTTCCCCGGCGGGTTCGGCACACACGACGAGGCTTGCGAAGCACTGACGCTGATTCAAACTGGGAAGACGCACCTCTTCCCGATCGTGATGATCGACGAGCCGGGCGGCACGTACTGGACGCGGTGGGACCAGTTCGTGCGGGACGAACTGCTCGCCCGGGGGTACATCTCGCCGAGCGACTTATTCCTTTACCGTGTGACCGATTCGGTCGAGGAGGCGGTGGCCGAGGTGACGGGCTTTTACCGCGTGTACCACAGCATGCGGTACGTCCGCGGGAACTTGGTCCTGCGGCTCCAGCACCGCGTCCCGCCGGCCGCCCTGGACCGCATCCGGGCGGACTTCAAGGACATCGCGGTGAGCGGGACGTTCGAGCAGACGGACATGCTCCCGCCCGAGGCGAACGAGCCGACCCTCGCCCACCTGCCGCGGCTCGTGTTCCGATTCGACCGGCACAACCACGGCCGCCTGCGGCAACTCATCGACTTCATCAACCGGGAAGGGTAA